ATTACATGAATCTGCAACCACAAAACATGTCACACCTCTTTTGAAGTATGCAtgataaaaaaattcataaaatttctTCTTTCAAGCAATACATTTTTGTCATGTGGTTCCTCTATTCTTTCAGTTGTTTGTGTGTGATATAAAACAGTCCGTCTCTTTTTCTATGTGAAATACTTCCTATTAGTAATAACACTGAAAATGGCATCTCTTCTATTAATAACTATACTAAGAATTTGCGTTCATGCACCCAATGAAAATATATAGTGCATGTACGTACCGGGCTTCGTATAACAATCGATGTGTTGGCACCATGGGTCGCAAGGTCATAAGCAATTTCCATCCCGGAGTTGCCAGATCCAATGACCAATACATTCTTGCCAGAGTAGCTCTTGCCTGACTTGTAGCTTGAGGAGTGGATAACATCACCTGGAAAGTTTTCCAGTCCAGGGAACATTGGAATATTCTCTGCACTATTCTCACCACTTGCCACAACAAGAAACTTCGCCGTGAACTTGACTGTGGTGCACTTTGACATGTCCTTTGCCACAATGGACCAACatttttcatcattgtcatatgtgGATGACTCCACGCTGGTGAGATACTTTGGTTGAATGTTGAAACGCTCCACATAGTCATCCAAGTACTTCACAAACAAGGTTTTTGGTATGTATGTTGGTGCATCTATAGGGTATGACATGTGTGGCAACTCACAGAACTCCTTTGCGAGATGCAGCTTGAGGCGATCATACGCGCGGTTGCGCCAGAGTGACGCGCTACAGCTCTCGCGCTCGACGATGGCATAAGGAATTGAGAATTGGCTAAGGCATGCTGCCATTGGGAGGCCTGCTGGCCCAGCACCAACAATCAACACTGTAACACACTCCATTTCAAAGAGAAGACTTGACAAAGTTGTGGGATAAGTTCGGTGGTAGTCCAGTGTTTGTGTGTTTGCTCGATGAGCTTTGGATGCCATGCTCGTGTATGGGGGCATACATATATTGGTATCCTTCATGGGCCAATCTGTTTTATGGATAGAGGGATGAAAAAGGTAAATATTTATCGAGGCCTAATCCTAGTGTGTAGGAGTATTTCCATCTAAAAATGGAGCCATTGTTGGTTGTGAAAGCGTGTACTGATACAAAATAGGTAGGAAACACACCGTTGATCGattgttggtattggaaacttATCGACCATCTTTTTTATGTGTAGATTAAAGATTCTTCATGTTTCTTTCCTTTCGCATCATCACCAATGACAATAACTACTCTAATAATATTCAAGTGTTTCTTCCTCTTTGTATACGATATAGGATATGATAAGGATAAATCTGATTTCCAAACACACATTTATAGGCAAAGTCCTATTTCATTCTCTCTAGTTAATATAATGTGGATGACAAAAGGAAACAATCATCTCAGAAGGATTTGTTACCAACCATGTTAATCGGTTTTGTCGGCTAGTTTTGCCTCCGTTTCAGTTGTATGACGGTCAGTTTTGGTTTTGCCTCTGGTTGAGTTGACGACCATTGCCGTAACTTTCGTGTTAACACAACGAGCTGTTCgatgttttgaacaaaaaaagtGGAACTTTAGTTCAAATATTTGAAACtagtttttttaatataaattCATTTCTATACTGAACACTCGTTTTATGTGAGGCCATATTTCAACTTTGGTACATGCATATTGTCCTATGCCTGAACATCAAATTGAACGCTCATTGTATTTTTAACTCTACACACCAGAGTGTGAATATATTTTGTTAAAAATATAATAAAACAATTTACTGAAAATCGAAATTGTCAATCCTGTCAGGATGCGGTTTTGCAAAATTGTCTGGTTCCAAACTGACTGACACAGGTTAATCACAATTGTACGCAACTTCCATGCAAAACTGAACTG
This region of Triticum aestivum cultivar Chinese Spring chromosome 2D, IWGSC CS RefSeq v2.1, whole genome shotgun sequence genomic DNA includes:
- the LOC123050666 gene encoding probable indole-3-pyruvate monooxygenase YUCCA10 translates to MASKAHRANTQTLDYHRTYPTTLSSLLFEMECVTVLIVGAGPAGLPMAACLSQFSIPYAIVERESCSASLWRNRAYDRLKLHLAKEFCELPHMSYPIDAPTYIPKTLFVKYLDDYVERFNIQPKYLTSVESSTYDNDEKCWSIVAKDMSKCTTVKFTAKFLVVASGENSAENIPMFPGLENFPGDVIHSSSYKSGKSYSGKNVLVIGSGNSGMEIAYDLATHGANTSIVIRSPIHVMTKELIRLGMTLAHYLPLNLVDKILVMASYLIFGDLSQHGITRPKMGPMTLKSETGRSVVIDVGTIGLIKKGIIKVQGSISKIKGNIVKFQCSKRMPFDAIVFATGYKSTANMWLKVYVFLIRNGESMLNGNGLPIQKYPNHWKGENGLYCVGLARRGLAGIATDAKNIANDIKSVMDSMSS